Proteins from a genomic interval of Nitrospina gracilis Nb-211:
- a CDS encoding nuclear transport factor 2 family protein — MEVHSEILSANELFYEAFNKQNLDAMKSLWQDDGSCICIHPGWPVLRGFDSIIQSWKDIFDNTDHMEIRLSDVSVVVSADMAWVSCQENLFSIHMAGVQTSHVHTTNLFRQVNGTWKMILHHAASVPSPSSTSEDER, encoded by the coding sequence ATGGAAGTGCATTCCGAAATCCTCTCCGCCAACGAACTGTTCTACGAAGCGTTCAACAAGCAGAACCTGGATGCGATGAAATCGTTGTGGCAGGACGACGGCTCGTGCATCTGCATCCATCCCGGCTGGCCGGTTTTACGCGGGTTCGATTCCATCATCCAAAGCTGGAAAGACATTTTCGACAACACGGACCACATGGAAATCCGCCTGAGCGATGTGAGCGTGGTGGTGTCCGCGGACATGGCCTGGGTGAGTTGCCAGGAGAACCTGTTCTCCATCCACATGGCGGGGGTGCAGACCTCGCACGTGCACACCACCAACCTGTTCCGCCAGGTCAACGGCACGTGGAAGATGATTTTGCATCATGCCGCGTCGGTGCCGTCGCCTTCTTCCACCAGCGAAGACGAACGCTGA